In a single window of the Drosophila albomicans strain 15112-1751.03 chromosome 3, ASM965048v2, whole genome shotgun sequence genome:
- the LOC117569050 gene encoding sphingomyelin phosphodiesterase isoform X1 produces MTPTQQMVNRQICWLIAALAIAAGLTVIEGLPFLYTNARAPINWTEPELDDWRIEVQPRSIIPHVELKYHANRTNSEPSDSDAEFLERLRALKRNRTSARMLWYDATAGDGLTYPPFVDKALKLFNLKQVAFEIENSVMSKVSCTACKAGAGLLQHYIKSGKTEAELMKMIAQYCTNLSIQSPRVCEGVAQLFGSEVIYVLQRVNLGPDELCSFIIGDGCGDVYNPYHEWEVIFPPVPKPPRLSELPMPMEAAPFFKVLHISDTHYDPHYVEGANADCNEPLCCRLSSGRAANPNAAAGKWGDYRKCDTPKRTVDNMLAHIAETHKDIDYILWTGDLPPHDVWNQTKQENLEIIKETVKQMTEKFPGIPIFPALGNHESAPVNSFPPPYVNQVDISINWLYDELDVQWRRWLPQSVSHTVRRGAFYSVLVRPGFRIISLNMNYCNNKNWWLLLNSTDPATELQWFIYELQSAEFSNEKVHVIGHIPPGHSDCLKVWSRNFYKIISRYESTITAQFYGHTHFDEFEMFYDPHDLTHPNSIAYIGPSVSPYYDLNPGYRIYYVDGDHDMTTRLVIDHESWIMNLKEANLYGYPIWYKLYTARAAYNMKALRPSDWDKLLNELTDNQELFEMYYKNYWKNSPARPTCDAECKKRMLCDCKSGRSHDRRHFCADVESKIDEGSSKSWKSWFYRGLTNSVEETTPQPEIENSNWEPLDVVYGTFG; encoded by the exons ATGACACCGACACAGCAGATGGTCAACCGGCAAATCTGCTGGCTCATTGCGGCACTTGCGATTGCAGCAGGTCTTACAGTTATCGAAG GTCTGCCCTTTCTCTACACAAATGCGCGGGCGCCGATCAACTGGACGGAGCCAGAGCTGGACGACTGGCGTATTGAGGTGCAACCTCGGAGCATAATCCCGCATGTGGAGCTCAAGTACCATGCCAACCGCACCAATAGCGAACCCTCCGACAGCGATGCCGAGTTCCTCGAGAGGCTGCGCGCTCTCAAGAGGAATCGCACCTCGGCTCGAATGTTGTGGTACGATGCCACGGCTGGAGATGGTCTGACGTATCCACCATTTGTGGATAAGGCACTGAAGCTGTTTAACCTCAAGCAGGTGGCATTCGAAATCGAGAACAGCGTCATGTCGAAGGTGTCCTGCACGGCATGCAAGGCAGGTGCTGGACTGCTGCAACACTACATCAAATCCGGCAAAACGGAAGCGGAGCTCATGAAGATGATCGCTCAATATTGCACTAATCTGAGCATACAGAGTCCTCGAGTATGCGAAGGCGTGGCCCAGCTCTTTGGCAGCGAGGTCATCTATGTACTGCAGCGTGTCAATCTCGGTCCCGATGAGCTCTGCAGCTTTATTATTGGCGATGGCTGCGGCGATGTCTACAATCCCTACCATGAGTGGGAGGTTATATTTCCGCCAGTACCGAAGCCTCCTCGCCTATCGGAACTGCCCATGCCCATGGAAGCGGCACCGTTCTTCAAGGTCCTCCACATCTCCGACACCCACTACGATCCGCACTACGTCGAGGGTGCAAATGCGGATTGTAATGAGCCGCTTTGCTGCCGCCTGAGCAGTGGTCGAGCTGCGAATCCCAATGCTGCGGCTGGCAAGTGGGGAGACTACAGGAAGTGTGATACACCCAAGCGAACGGTGGACAATATGCTGGCTCACATCGCTGAGACGCACAAGGACATTGACTACATTCTGTGGACGGGGGATCTGCCACCTCACGATGTGTGGAATCAGACGAAGCAGGAAAATCTGGAGATCATTAAGGAGACGGTTAAGCAGATGACTGAGAAATTCCCTGGCATTCCTATCTTTCCGGCCCTGGGCAATCACGAGAGTGCCCCGGTAAACAGTTTCCCTCCACCCTATGTTAACCAGGTTGACATATCCATTAACTGGCTGTATGATGAGCTCGATGTCCAGTGGCGTCGCTGGTTGCCCCAAAGTGTTTCCCATACCGTGCGACGAGGTGCCTTCTATTCGGTGCTGGTACGTCCTGGATTCCGCATCATTTCGCTTAACATGAACTActgtaacaacaaaaactggtGGCTGCTCCTCAACTCTACGGATCCCGCGACGGAGCTGCAATG GTTCATCTATGAGCTGCAGAGTGCCGAGTTCTCCAATGAGAAAGTTCACGTTATAGGCCACATACCTCCCGGACACTCGGACTGCTTGAAAGTCTGGTCACGTAACTTCTATAAGATCATCTCACGCTACGAAAGCACAATCACGGCACAGTTTTATGGCCACACGCACTTTGATGAGTTTGAAATGTTCTACGATCCTCATGATCTGA CTCATCCCAACAGCATCGCCTACATCGGACCCTCTGTATCGCCGTACTATGATTTGAATCCCGGATATCGCATCTACTAC GTGGACGGTGATCATGATATGACGACTCGTCTAGTTATTGATCATGAGTCATGGATCATGAATCTGAAGGAAGCAAATCTGTACGGTTACCCGATCTGGTACAAACTTTACACCGCAAGGGCTGCTTACAACATGAAGGCTCTGAGGCCCAGTGATTGGGACAAGCTTCTCAATGAATTGACGGACAATCAGGAACTATTCGAGATGTACTACAA AAACTACTGGAAGAATTCACCGGCTCGACCTACCTGCGATGCTGAGTGCAAAAAGCGAATGCTATGCGATTGCAAGAGCGGAAGATCCCATGATCGTCGGCATTTCTGCGCCGATGTCGAGTCCAAGATCGATGAGGGTTCCTCGAAGTCATGGAAGTCCTGGTTTTATCGCGGCCTAACCAATTC CGTTGAAGAGACTACACCACAACCGGAAATTGAGAACAGTAATTGGGAGCCATTGGATGTGGTCTATGGCACATTTGGTTAA
- the LOC117569050 gene encoding sphingomyelin phosphodiesterase isoform X2: MTPTQQMVNRQICWLIAALAIAAGLTVIEGLPFLYTNARAPINWTEPELDDWRIEVQPRSIIPHVELKYHANRTNSEPSDSDAEFLERLRALKRNRTSARMLWYDATAGDGLTYPPFVDKALKLFNLKQVAFEIENSVMSKVSCTACKAGAGLLQHYIKSGKTEAELMKMIAQYCTNLSIQSPRVCEGVAQLFGSEVIYVLQRVNLGPDELCSFIIGDGCGDVYNPYHEWEVIFPPVPKPPRLSELPMPMEAAPFFKVLHISDTHYDPHYVEGANADCNEPLCCRLSSGRAANPNAAAGKWGDYRKCDTPKRTVDNMLAHIAETHKDIDYILWTGDLPPHDVWNQTKQENLEIIKETVKQMTEKFPGIPIFPALGNHESAPVNSFPPPYVNQVDISINWLYDELDVQWRRWLPQSVSHTVRRGAFYSVLVRPGFRIISLNMNYCNNKNWWLLLNSTDPATELQWFIYELQSAEFSNEKVHVIGHIPPGHSDCLKVWSRNFYKIISRYESTITAQFYGHTHFDEFEMFYDPHDLTHPNSIAYIGPSVSPYYDLNPGYRIYYVDGDHDMTTRLVIDHESWIMNLKEANLYGYPIWYKLYTARAAYNMKALRPSDWDKLLNELTDNQELFEMYYKNYWKNSPARPTCDAECKKRMLCDCKSGRSHDRRHFCADVESKIDEGSSKSWKSWFYRGLTNSYSLISSITYLPKYLLGYG; encoded by the exons ATGACACCGACACAGCAGATGGTCAACCGGCAAATCTGCTGGCTCATTGCGGCACTTGCGATTGCAGCAGGTCTTACAGTTATCGAAG GTCTGCCCTTTCTCTACACAAATGCGCGGGCGCCGATCAACTGGACGGAGCCAGAGCTGGACGACTGGCGTATTGAGGTGCAACCTCGGAGCATAATCCCGCATGTGGAGCTCAAGTACCATGCCAACCGCACCAATAGCGAACCCTCCGACAGCGATGCCGAGTTCCTCGAGAGGCTGCGCGCTCTCAAGAGGAATCGCACCTCGGCTCGAATGTTGTGGTACGATGCCACGGCTGGAGATGGTCTGACGTATCCACCATTTGTGGATAAGGCACTGAAGCTGTTTAACCTCAAGCAGGTGGCATTCGAAATCGAGAACAGCGTCATGTCGAAGGTGTCCTGCACGGCATGCAAGGCAGGTGCTGGACTGCTGCAACACTACATCAAATCCGGCAAAACGGAAGCGGAGCTCATGAAGATGATCGCTCAATATTGCACTAATCTGAGCATACAGAGTCCTCGAGTATGCGAAGGCGTGGCCCAGCTCTTTGGCAGCGAGGTCATCTATGTACTGCAGCGTGTCAATCTCGGTCCCGATGAGCTCTGCAGCTTTATTATTGGCGATGGCTGCGGCGATGTCTACAATCCCTACCATGAGTGGGAGGTTATATTTCCGCCAGTACCGAAGCCTCCTCGCCTATCGGAACTGCCCATGCCCATGGAAGCGGCACCGTTCTTCAAGGTCCTCCACATCTCCGACACCCACTACGATCCGCACTACGTCGAGGGTGCAAATGCGGATTGTAATGAGCCGCTTTGCTGCCGCCTGAGCAGTGGTCGAGCTGCGAATCCCAATGCTGCGGCTGGCAAGTGGGGAGACTACAGGAAGTGTGATACACCCAAGCGAACGGTGGACAATATGCTGGCTCACATCGCTGAGACGCACAAGGACATTGACTACATTCTGTGGACGGGGGATCTGCCACCTCACGATGTGTGGAATCAGACGAAGCAGGAAAATCTGGAGATCATTAAGGAGACGGTTAAGCAGATGACTGAGAAATTCCCTGGCATTCCTATCTTTCCGGCCCTGGGCAATCACGAGAGTGCCCCGGTAAACAGTTTCCCTCCACCCTATGTTAACCAGGTTGACATATCCATTAACTGGCTGTATGATGAGCTCGATGTCCAGTGGCGTCGCTGGTTGCCCCAAAGTGTTTCCCATACCGTGCGACGAGGTGCCTTCTATTCGGTGCTGGTACGTCCTGGATTCCGCATCATTTCGCTTAACATGAACTActgtaacaacaaaaactggtGGCTGCTCCTCAACTCTACGGATCCCGCGACGGAGCTGCAATG GTTCATCTATGAGCTGCAGAGTGCCGAGTTCTCCAATGAGAAAGTTCACGTTATAGGCCACATACCTCCCGGACACTCGGACTGCTTGAAAGTCTGGTCACGTAACTTCTATAAGATCATCTCACGCTACGAAAGCACAATCACGGCACAGTTTTATGGCCACACGCACTTTGATGAGTTTGAAATGTTCTACGATCCTCATGATCTGA CTCATCCCAACAGCATCGCCTACATCGGACCCTCTGTATCGCCGTACTATGATTTGAATCCCGGATATCGCATCTACTAC GTGGACGGTGATCATGATATGACGACTCGTCTAGTTATTGATCATGAGTCATGGATCATGAATCTGAAGGAAGCAAATCTGTACGGTTACCCGATCTGGTACAAACTTTACACCGCAAGGGCTGCTTACAACATGAAGGCTCTGAGGCCCAGTGATTGGGACAAGCTTCTCAATGAATTGACGGACAATCAGGAACTATTCGAGATGTACTACAA AAACTACTGGAAGAATTCACCGGCTCGACCTACCTGCGATGCTGAGTGCAAAAAGCGAATGCTATGCGATTGCAAGAGCGGAAGATCCCATGATCGTCGGCATTTCTGCGCCGATGTCGAGTCCAAGATCGATGAGGGTTCCTCGAAGTCATGGAAGTCCTGGTTTTATCGCGGCCTAACCAATTC TTACAGCCTGATTTCATCGATTACCTACCTGCCCAAGTATCTGCTGGGCTATGGCTGA
- the LOC117568596 gene encoding angiopoietin-2-like isoform X2, with the protein MFSKYILLLFLAFAIKKSFCESFCHNTKKLDSECASYCYEACKPLLQMAPECYRKDAEIAKLKDQVAELRKQIAIQEAKDSLCISQRSVVSEIKALFDKCSMPDKMKDTTPKLKAETILKETKVTELTQFKSKFNESISYPDNCEQSTGIKTIQVAGILRPFQVFCDNITNDFPWIVMQRRVGRTVDFNNYWYNYANGFGDINGSYFIGLEKVFRLTYTQPYELYIHLEAFDGTIGHARYNHFLISRETGQYRLSQLGNFTVAIDVLPRCQVLGGTKVAIFQAI; encoded by the exons atgttttctaaatatattttgctgctgtttcttgcttttgcaattaaaaagtcTTTCTGTGAATCG ttttgccataacacaaaaaaactgGACTCTGAGTGCGCATCATATTGCTACGAGGCTTGCAAACCTTTGCTCCAAATGGCACCCGAATGCTATCGGAAAGATGCGGAGATAGCCAAACTAAAGGATCAGGTGGCAGAGCTACGGAAGCAGATAGCAATCCAGGAGGCAAAGGATTCCCTCTGTATAAGCCAAAGATCAGTTGTATCGGAAATTAAAGCGCTTTTTGACAAATGCTCAATGCCGGATAAGATGAAAGACACAACTCCGAAGCTCAAAGCTGAGACTATTTTGAAAGAAACTAAAGTTACAGAATTGACGCAAttcaaaagtaaatttaatgaatCGATTAGTTATCCCGACAACTGTGAACAATCAACGGGCATAAAAACTATACAAGTAGCCGGAATATTAAGACCCTTTCAGGTATTCTGTGATAATATAACAAACGATTTTCCATGGATTGTTATGCAACGTCGAGTTGGAAGAACTGTTGACTTTAATAACTATTGGTATAATTATGCCAATGGCTTTGGAGACATCAATGGTAGCTATTTTATTGGATTGGAGAAAGTCTTCagactcacatacacacaacccTACGAATTGTATATTCACCTGGAAGCCTTCGATGGTACGATTGGCCATGCAAGATATAACCACTTCTTAATATCCCGTGAAACGGGCCAGTACCGACTATCTCAGCTGGGAAATTTTACTG TCGCGATAGATGTGCTACCAAGATGTCAAGTGCTTGGTGGTACAAAAGTTGCGATATTTCAAG CAATCTGA
- the LOC117568596 gene encoding microfibril-associated glycoprotein 4-like isoform X1 has protein sequence MFSKYILLLFLAFAIKKSFCESFCHNTKKLDSECASYCYEACKPLLQMAPECYRKDAEIAKLKDQVAELRKQIAIQEAKDSLCISQRSVVSEIKALFDKCSMPDKMKDTTPKLKAETILKETKVTELTQFKSKFNESISYPDNCEQSTGIKTIQVAGILRPFQVFCDNITNDFPWIVMQRRVGRTVDFNNYWYNYANGFGDINGSYFIGLEKVFRLTYTQPYELYIHLEAFDGTIGHARYNHFLISRETGQYRLSQLGNFTGDVYDAMSDYLNAKFFTFNNDSRDRCATKMSSAWWYKSCDISSNLNGRYSDFEINNAFGIWWKNFSGGRTLKSVKMLIRPAH, from the exons atgttttctaaatatattttgctgctgtttcttgcttttgcaattaaaaagtcTTTCTGTGAATCG ttttgccataacacaaaaaaactgGACTCTGAGTGCGCATCATATTGCTACGAGGCTTGCAAACCTTTGCTCCAAATGGCACCCGAATGCTATCGGAAAGATGCGGAGATAGCCAAACTAAAGGATCAGGTGGCAGAGCTACGGAAGCAGATAGCAATCCAGGAGGCAAAGGATTCCCTCTGTATAAGCCAAAGATCAGTTGTATCGGAAATTAAAGCGCTTTTTGACAAATGCTCAATGCCGGATAAGATGAAAGACACAACTCCGAAGCTCAAAGCTGAGACTATTTTGAAAGAAACTAAAGTTACAGAATTGACGCAAttcaaaagtaaatttaatgaatCGATTAGTTATCCCGACAACTGTGAACAATCAACGGGCATAAAAACTATACAAGTAGCCGGAATATTAAGACCCTTTCAGGTATTCTGTGATAATATAACAAACGATTTTCCATGGATTGTTATGCAACGTCGAGTTGGAAGAACTGTTGACTTTAATAACTATTGGTATAATTATGCCAATGGCTTTGGAGACATCAATGGTAGCTATTTTATTGGATTGGAGAAAGTCTTCagactcacatacacacaacccTACGAATTGTATATTCACCTGGAAGCCTTCGATGGTACGATTGGCCATGCAAGATATAACCACTTCTTAATATCCCGTGAAACGGGCCAGTACCGACTATCTCAGCTGGGAAATTTTACTGGTGACGTATACGATGCAATGTCAGACTATCTGAATGCAAaatttttcacatttaataATGATAGTCGCGATAGATGTGCTACCAAGATGTCAAGTGCTTGGTGGTACAAAAGTTGCGATATTTCAAG CAATCTGAACGGGCGTTACTctgattttgaaattaataacgCCTTCGGCATTTGGTGGAAGAACTTCAGTGGAGGTCGCACTTTAAAGTCggttaaaatgttaattaggCCAGCTCATTAA